The region ATTCTTCCCTgcaatgtgtagaaaatatggcctatcctaccaccgaacataaagagcagtaggttcatggataacagacccatgatctggtcacccttcagtgacatgggtcctctaccttgctgctgcataaatgcgagtttggcagtgaaagagttaaggacTACGTGTCAGTGTGGTGGGGCATGAGCATGGCGAATGGAGTCATAATCATGTGagtcaatgttttgttgttgtttgttattgttgttgttgtaacagacAGGTGTTTCTCGAGTCAAAAGAGGAACGTGTCAACTGTAAACTGATTCAGCAATGTAAAACTtccttgctttttttattttttattttttttatttttttttaaagaaagatatTCACTGTTGCAGTCCGTGTTTTATTCGTATTATTGGTTGAAAGGGCATTCTCATACGTCAGTGACATTACATCATGGCAGTCTCTTGGGAATCCAGGATAATAATGTGGTTGTACTCGGTGGAAGTTATCAGTGGAGACGTTTTCGGCCCGGAGCCTTGATTAATTAACCAATTCAACCCCAGGGACTTTACAGCCCCAGCAGGCTTCCATGCTATtccaatgaatgaaaaaaacccaggaaatatactgaaatcaaccttttttttttctctctcccccttccaaaTAGACGTGTATGGACACAATCAGAAATACTGcgaaagttagttccctttgcttgcagtttatgcaaCATATAGGCAAATGGAAACCGTTTTACTGAAACATAGTTTGATGCTTTGCAAAGCATTGCTCAGGTGCAGGGGTGAATGAGTGAAGTCTGAAGCACACACGTGGTTGCAGGTTGGGGTATGAAACATCAGTCAGCAGGCATGGCTGAAGCAGACTGCAGCTATATGACGACATTACATAACCAACCCAAAATCactgcaccaccacaccaccagggCATTGAAAGGTTGGGCGTTATGGGGCGATTGGTCCTCAAGTCAGTTTGAAACAAAACTTTGACAGTCTTTGAAAAGCAGGACGGCAGACGGTATGTGGGGCGATCGTTCTTCGAAGAGTAGTAGAATTACGTGATAGGGAGAATCTGGTGTCCTATTGACATCAAATCTGTTCTACTGACATTGTCTGTTGTACGATAGACTGCCAACCAAATTACGCATAACAAACACTGGTCAcatctcagcagcagtgcagggtctctcctctggtgtgtggcctcctggcgacctaacatcgatggttccctgtggactgccgatgctggaactgcgacggacgaacccgggtgtggccgtgtatgggggaatctagagtgagcggcgtgggagtagtgccactgaaacggtgcagatgatggggcagcaaaaaaacaaaaacaaaaacaaaaaaaaacaacaacaaaaacaacaacccaacaacactggtcacatcttcttcgtcttcatcgctggtcacatcacccccccccccccccagccccttcagcgccctacacactcacacgcacacacacacacagtatactcaTTGCGAACGTGGAGAACAAAGAACATGATACTGTCTGGATCGCTAAACCGCTGACCATGCCACATACACCTATAGTCATCAGGAGTCACATCACGGTCTGCAGTTGCCGATATGTTCATAACTGATAGTTGATCACCACCTTTAGGTGTCAAcgactttctgtttcagtttcagtttcaaaggaggtgtcaaagcgtccagactgctacaccacatttgatttggaaaaaaaaaaaacaaaaaaaaaacacacaaaacaaaaaaaaaccccaacaacaacaacacacacacataaaggggaAGCTGGGTGAGCAATCCTGGCAGCTCAAAGTTTGCTTTGCGATAATTAAAAAATTGTCTTCTGTCTTACGGAATCACGGCAGACTTGGGCAAATTCTTAACAGTAAGAAAAACTTTGCCTGCAGCCACTGAAGATCGTTCATGCAACCCAGCCCCCAGAGAGGCCTGACCCTGGCACCCACCCAACACGCTGGTGCACCACACGTCTACAGCATGGTGGAGGAGGAGCGTTTCTCCCAGCCGGGAACAGGGCCGAGGTCGTTATGGATGGAGGTCAGCTCCACCTGGTcagtcttggtggtggtggtggtgggggtgggcagggcaGACAGGTCGGTgcttcccacccccaccgccccagtGCTTCCGCTGATGATGGGTCCATTGACCTCCtggtgctgatgctgatactgctgATGCCGCCTCTCCCGCCGGCACAGACCGCAACATGCCCGCCGGacctggcggaggaggaggacgaggaggagtgggtggagggtgaaggtGCAGGAGCGGACCCAGCTGAGGGTCTGCAGCAGCTTGATGGTGGACTGGCAGGAGGGCTCGGTGCACTGCGGCTCCAGCAGGGAGATGGCTCCGTACGGCAGCTGGGTGATGACCGTCGTCAGGTTCAGCAcgcacaccgccaccaccaggcTGCGGTAGCTCTTCCTCGTCTCCGGGGTCTCTACCATGAacacctcatcctcctcttcttcctggcttccatccctcctccccctccttcctcctccgctCCCGTTGCTGTCCAGGGAGTTTTCGTGTGTGAGCGTGGCGGAGTTggagttggtgttggtggtgatggtggtggtgctattgtgGAAAGGGTGGACGCCGCCTCCCAAGAACATCCTCACGTGGGAGGGTCCGCCACCGACACGACGAGAATCTCCCTGCTCGGaggggaggtagtggtggtggttgtggtggtggtggtggtggcccccCTGCTGCTGCACGGACATGTCGGTGAAGTCGTGAGGCATGCCGCCGATGAGAGTGACCAGCACGAGCACGGTGAGCACGATGAGCACCACGCAGGGCAGGAACAGCGACAGGCACGCGGACGCCACCGCCGCCTTCTTGGTGATCCCGTACAGACATATACCCGGCTGGGGCCAGGCCACGGCGGTGAACATCCACAGAGGCAgcaccacccccatacccaccgCCCAGGGCAAGGAGAGCACCAGCATCCGgaaccacaccctcctcctccgacCCCCTTCCACCCTGCGGTAGTGCCTGCGGAGGACGGTGAAGAGGATGCGGTCGAGGTTGAGGGAGATGAGGCAGAGGAAGGAGACGAAGGGCAGGGCGGCGTCCAGCATCATCCAGGCCACGCAGAAGCCCGGGGCCAACCGCCAGGGCTGCAGCTCGAAGTACACAGAGAAGGGATCCACCACCACGCTAAAGGCCAGGTCTGCCAGCGCCAGGTTCAGCAcctgtggtgtgatgttgttagcagtggggtggtggtggcctaATTAAGTGGTATAGgggaacgcgtccgccaaggaagcgagagaatctgaacgcgctggttcgaatcacggctcagccgccgatattttctccccctccactagaccttgagtggtggtctggacgctagtcattcggataaaccgaggtcccgtgtgcagcatgcacttagcgcacgtaaaagaacacacggcaacaaatggcaaaattctgtagaaaaatccacttcgatagggaaaacaaataaaacttcacgcaggaaaaaatacaaaaaaaattgggtagcgctgtagtgtagcgacgcgctctccctggggagagcagcccgaatttcacacagagaaatctgttgtgaaaaaaaaaagaaatacaaatacaaaatacaaataaaaaaagagaatatgAACGCACAGGTTCGACACAcgccagaatctttttttttttttttttttttgagagagagagagacagtgagagaaagagagagagagagagagagagagagagacagagacagagacagagagagagagagagagagagagagagagagagagagtgaagtggtAGCTTAGTGGTAAGAGATCGGTCCCAAAACAGACAAGAATTGGCGGATCTTAGTTGCTGTCTTACATTGATGCCAGATAGCATCGTGGGTGGTAAGTAAGTGCCCCACGGAATACAGTAAgttaaaatcaaatgaaatataaCGCAAAACAAGacatcaaaataataatgatactactactactactactattactactactactacgctgctactgctactacagcaactactactacgaccaccactaccattttttggtttcgttttgatAATGCAACATATGTAATACGGAGTGTtatagatcagtccgcacacttaaTGACACCCCCTTAAAACTTGCAGTGAAAACAGGAGTGAGGGTATGGATATTctgtctgttaactcactcagtacggccagtcctctcttctcctctacacagacccctcggatgtccagtgtgtgtctgaatgacccagcctttagcttccgtcgtcagaattgtggtattctttgtcagcattcacctcttcagtataagagccttccgcttgcaatattttgatgatggtatttgggctgaaacgctgttaacgccgtttctttcgccgttcgtatggagagagttaaaacacgtCCAGACTGTGATTgtgaaatatctctctctctctctctctctctctctctatatatatatatatatatatatatatatatatatagacatatacacatatatagatacTTATTATATATACATTAAAAGTATACACTGTCAGTTAAAACTTCCTCCAGACAGGATTGTGAAATCAAATGTCAAGTAAACAGTTTTTCTACGTTTACGTACTGTCTGTTAAACACACGTCTGGACTGGGTCGAAAACATCAAACGtaaaatgctgtctgtctgtctctgtgtgtctctctctgtctctgtctgtctctgtgtctgtctctttctagtttcggtttcaaggaggtgtaaTTCGCCGATTagtcacatctgctttaaaaaaaaagcacaaaaaaaaaagcaaaaaaaaaaacaaaaaaaaaaaaaaaaaaaaaaaaaaaaaaaaaaaagcaagcgatttcttctttttctgtcttacccttgtttttctctctctctctctctctctgtctttctcttttctttttttcattccaaaTTGCTGTTGATGTTTATGTAAACGTGCAGCTGAtatatgattgtgattattataTGGTTGCCGTATTTAATGTCAGACTGTGATGACTATTGTGTattagaatgaataaaaaatgttgttttttagtATGTAAAAACAGGTTAGACTGTACAACATTGCTCCGCGTGGGCTACAGTGCACTAAGGATGACTGAATTTACAACATCACGGAACGTTTGAATGCGatattgttaactctctccatacgaacggcgaaagagacgatgtcaacaccgtttcaccccaattaccatcatcaaaatattgcaagaggaagtctcttatactgaagaggtgaatgttgacaaagaataccacaattctgacgacggaagctaaaggctgggtcattcagacacccactggacatccgaggggtctgtgtagaggagaagagaggactggccgtactgagtgagttaaaccaacacTGTATGTGTACATACTGTACTCTGTGTATGAAGACACTGCTAAACACTGGGTGTGTATACAGCATTTAAGGATATGTggattatattgatgatgatagtgatgatgataatgatgatgatgatgatcatgataataatggtggttgtgatgatgacgacgacgacgatgatgatgatgacgatgatgataatgccgACGACGACCGTACAGTATGCGAGGACGCCACGTacatttaatgataatgatgatgatatgacgacgacgacgacgacaatgatgatgatgatgacgatgatgatgacaacgacgacgacaacacacgatgacgacgacaacaacaacagaaacgacGAGACGGTGATGAAGATCATAACGAAGACTAcggtcatgatcatgatgatttgGACGACtacaacgacaataatgatgacgccGACACAAACAATGATGAtaccgacgacgacgatggtgacgataACGAAgaagatgacaacgacgacgaagaagaagaaaaagaagatgatgatgaactggTCATTACCTGCTGATAGACGAACTGGCCACGCAGCGATCTTCTGAGCAACACCAGGACGATCAGAAGCAAGTTGAAGAACATGTTCCCGGCAGTGATCACCGTCCCGATGTTAGCGCTGTGCACGAAGCCTCGCAGATGCGAACTTTCGTGGTAGATGTTCTCCTTCCCGCTCCCGTCGTAGTAGTAGCTGTTGCTCTTGTCGACATCGCCCAGGAGGCCCTGAAGGGCcacgtcgtcgtcgacgtcatcGTAGTTGGccgtggtgaggtgggggtggtcgACGAGGTGCTCGTTGGCCTCGATCCATCGCACGATGTCCTCAAGACCCCCGGTGATGGTCTCCCCTGAGGGAAGGCTGTAGATGTAGATGACGCCGGAGTCGGTTGTCTGCtcctgtggatggatggatggatggatggagggggtgaaggttggATGGGtttgattgggggtgggggagggggagggggaggggggtaggagggggtggcggggggaggggggggggagttgtagtGGTGGTGCATGAGCGGACTCTAAAACTACTAACGCGCTCGTGCATACAGACGTCTGCACGCATGTATTACTATGCGGAACCTCGTGTAACTTAACTGGTGGatcaaatacaaaatttcgtttataatatctgctcgttcagataaAGACTGATTATGTAAAGCCaccaatgctgattttgaatcagataatATGAAGTTTTTGGAAGTATAAGAGGCATatcactatttaaaaaaaaaaaaataaaaaaaaaataaaaaagaggtgAAAGCCATCATAactgcaaacaattcagcagtaaaaattgaacaacctttagttaagtggaatcccTTTTTAATGTTAAGTTCGGGGATTACGAAAGCGGACCCAACTTCAGAGTTATTGCTAaatgatccatctgtgaaaacacggaggtaatatctAAAATGTGTATTAATCAAATCTTTTGCCCGAGAGgtaataatgagtggactgttaCTTTTTGTTAGTTGTCCACATGTAAAactaatatttgcttgctcagtcagccaaggtgGATGAAAACAATCCGGAGTCTTCGCAATCTGATTAAGAGACAGACTGCAACTCTTAAAAACTGAATGAGTACAATCGAACAGCTTTGTTAAGTATTTCTCCACAGATGTATGTTTCTTCATCAGGTACAACTGAATTAGggacagctctagcccttaccatgtattACAGGCacttaatttcctgtgttcagtcaATGGTAAAACACCAACTTCTTTGTATGTCTTGTCAagtgaagcccatcgcggtaacccgagtgcaatcttaaaagctaaggaatcaacgTTTGTCAAtctatgaagatcagagtttgaagcagtaaACTAGACTTCCTGACCGTTATGATATAACTGAGCGGACTAGTTACGTTGCAGCATGGATTAGATCACTGCCACattttataacagggattccagaaagcacacgtaatagagctattttcttcctcgccTTCTCAAAAAGGTAGTTTATATGTTTattccaaaaaagtttataatggaagataacaccgagaaatttcacatgtttattcggatatatgatagtgtcatttaccttGAGTGTAATAGCATCACTGCTTTCAAATttagtcaactttttttttttagtaaatatgacgaaaacagtcttttcagcagacaggagaaaaccactttctttcatatattccacaatgttgttgatggcatcttgaaaatgtgtagtaatttcatttcattttgtttctttttttgttttgtttgtttgctaataTTACAATTTTCATTCTTCCAAAGAGCTCTCTCATCTGAGTAAGCTACTAATGTAGCACCATTCATGTTGATATTTTTCAGATAATAAAGCACTAGCAAAAACAGAttgggagaaatcacacttccgTGGGGAACACCAATATTGATGGACCTTGAGCTGAATAATATACCATTTCATCTCGTCCGAAATGTCCTTTGGGAtatgaatgatttaagaaatctAAGAAAACGACCTCCCAACCCCattgtatttgctttatgaatcaatttataaTGCCACACAGTCACGGGCTCTATGAAtgtcaaagaaagttgcgaccgtggagtgacgctttgcgagtgccttcttaacatgagaagttagatggacaACATGATCtgtaacacccctacctcttctaaaaccagcctgaAAAGTAGGTAagattcctttcttctccagaaagtgttctaatctagctttcaaaattctctcaaaaaccttcccaagatggggtgttaacgaaacaggtcggtaaccGGAAGGGTTAGATTTAGGTTTTCattgtttgtgaataggtactcTGGTTGTTTTCTTCCAATCAGCTGGAAGGATACaagaattccagcaaatctgaaaaaaaatctaacaccTTTTTTTTCGGTATGAGTGCATTGTAACGTGGGTGCTTGAGGGAGACagtgggaggacagagagagacattatcGATAGATCGAGGCTCAGACGAATCCTCTTTCAATTGGAGTATTAGGCAAGCCATGCTGTATAATGCTTGTTAATTAACATCCTGCCCGGACTCTCGGTAATTAATCCCCAAATGGGAAAACCACCAGTAATAATGCGCAagacgggggtaaaaaaaaagaaggaaaatgtctgatcatgctgtacgatattggatctgagcctgttgcaactttccctgacttaacagcGTTGAGAGCACGGTTTAGATCCCCCAGTGTTAGGTCTTCATTAATGTAAGATACACTGCTATCAGTCTTATCCATTTCATAAGAGCAGTCcatatcttcaaactgtttctttctcttttgctcataggaCGGTAAGTATTCTGTCTCACTCATTTTTGCTAATGTATCACCAAATAACTCGGCTTTCTGTTCTCTAGTTTTTAtacacaatatcattttcatacaaaggaggCTCAAGAAGATTATAAGCATCCTTTATTTACTGATTTCTCTccacagttttgaagaggcagtCGGATCGCTAGAAAAGTCGTTAATTagatttgtgtagtacatctttttCGCAGCCGCCGCTGTTCTATTCCTGAAACTATCAGCCTATTTATACTCgtgcagttctgatactctttctttggattcTATTTTTCGAGACCTTTTCCATCCAGTTTTTGAAAGCTTCTGTTTTCTTATTGACTGCCatttcacatgagctgttccaccaacgattaccagaccgttttggattggctatatactttactttCGGAACTGAACCGTCAGCAGCCTTTAGAATAACATTCCTCGGAGACCCataacaaatttctaaatcttcttgtgatgtaacatcagtgCTAGAATTTAGATCAGCAAAAAAATTAGCCAGCATATACTAAAAAGATCcaagtttgctttcttttcatcatACTTCAACAGCAcatgggggagagacaggcagacagacagagatggacagacagacgcagactgacactgataaaaaaaacacacccaaaaacccccACCAGATTCCATTGTTGTGGTTTATTCCCGCCAAGCGACACTCGCGACCTCTGGTAAGTCCTCAAGGGAAAtaaccaaacacaaacaaacacgaaaacaaacaaacaaacaaacaaacaaaaaagccacacaaaaaacaacacttacCATTGCGATTTGAAATGGATTCCACCGGTCACAACAGTACCTCACGACACTAGGCTAAGACAGCATGCTCTTCCCTGCAACATAAAGCATTTGATTTCGATctcataacaaaaataaaatagaaaagagaGGAGCTTATGGGGTACCAGTATACATGAGAGGGGGTGTTGGGATGGAGAAGAACAACTAGAAATAGAGTTgacgaaagagaagaaagagagagaagacagagaaagaggagagagatggtggggagagaaagccagagacagagagaagaggaagagggaaaaaaaacagagaaagagcgagagagagagagcgagagaaagagtgagagagagagagagaaagagcgagagcgagagagagagagagagagagagagagaaaagacaaattctttattttcgaggataatagataagcactggcgcacttttatacatccagtccccgccctgaaacagggtctacactacacaatactacattatatatgtcattgtatgcacacacacacacacacacacacacacacacacacacacacacacacacacacacacacacacagagacagagagagagagagagagagagagagagagagagaaaagacaaattctttattttcgaggataatagataagcactggcgcacttttatacatccagtccccgccctgaaacagggtctacattacacaatactacattatatatgtcattgcatgcacacacacacacacacacacacacacacacacacgcagagagagagagagagagagagagagagagagagagagagagagagagagagagaggacagacagacacacatacagacagagaaagagacagatacatggaGTATGAGTGCATTGTAACGTGGGTGCTTGAGGGAGACAgtgggaggatagagagagacattatCGATAGATCGAGGCTCAGACGAATCCTCTTTCAATTGGAGTATTAGGCAAGCCATGCTGTATAATGCTTGTTAATTAACATCCTGCCCGGACTCTCGGTAATTAATCCCCAAATGGGAAAA is a window of Babylonia areolata isolate BAREFJ2019XMU chromosome 22, ASM4173473v1, whole genome shotgun sequence DNA encoding:
- the LOC143297126 gene encoding uncharacterized protein LOC143297126, which encodes MFREQTTDSGVIYIYSLPSGETITGGLEDIVRWIEANEHLVDHPHLTTANYDDVDDDVALQGLLGDVDKSNSYYYDGSGKENIYHESSHLRGFVHSANIGTVITAGNMFFNLLLIVLVLLRRSLRGQFVYQQVLNLALADLAFSVVVDPFSVYFELQPWRLAPGFCVAWMMLDAALPFVSFLCLISLNLDRILFTVLRRHYRRVEGGRRRRVWFRMLVLSLPWAVGMGVVLPLWMFTAVAWPQPGICLYGITKKAAVASACLSLFLPCVVLIVLTVLVLVTLIGGMPHDFTDMSVQQQGGHHHHHHNHHHYLPSEQGDSRRVGGGPSHVRMFLGGGVHPFHNSTTTITTNTNSNSATLTHENSLDKTPETRKSYRSLVVAVCVLNLTTVITQLPYGAISLLEPQCTEPSCQSTIKLLQTLSWVRSCTFTLHPLLLVLLLRQVRRACCGLCRRERRHQQYQHQHQEVNGPIISGSTGAVGVGSTDLSALPTPTTTTTKTDQVELTSIHNDLGPVPGWEKRSSSTML